TAGCTAAAGGTAGGCGGCTCATGATCCTGAGCGAGAGTGCTGACTCTACTGCAGCGATTGAAAAATATCTCTGGACGTATTCAGCCTTGAGCTTCTTACCAAGTTGCAGGGCAGACCACCCACTGGCCACAGATACGCCAGTGATTATTGATCACCAGGTAGTGAATGACCCCAGCATTCAGTTGTTGCATGATGATGTATTGATTAACATGCAGTGCAGTCAGCCACCATTTTTTAGTCGCTTTCGCAGGCTGATTGAGATTGTTGGCATAGATGAAGAGGATAAGGCGCAAGCACGCTTACGCTTTAAGTTTTATCGCGATAGAGGTTATGAAATCAGAACATTTGACGCCAGTGGAGCCGCCCTTTGAGTAATCAGCCTACACAAGATAAAAACACGCTGGCGCAAGTGCTGGGCAAAATTAATGCACTATCGCAAAAGAAGACGGCTGCAGCCTTGCCCGTTGTGTCGCCTCTAGAGATAGAGAAGCCACAGGCAGCAATCCCTGTGCTTACTGAGGTATATTCAGGTGATATTGTGCATGGGTATCAGGCTGTTGAAGCTATTCCAGTGTTGTCCATCTATGAGTCTGATGCAGAAAGTTTGAGCCCGGAAGATTTCAGTTCCTTTAGCTCAAACAAAAAAATGCGCGAACAACTGATTAAAAAAATCATGGCAGAAATGCAGCCTATGATTGATTCGGCAGTTAAAGAAGCATTGATTCATGAGCTAGCAATCGCTGAAGTCAGGTTATTAAGCACGCTTGAAAAAGATTTGAATGCGCTATTGCGTTTGCGACTAGAGTCTCTCGTCAAGCCATAAAGCGGCTTGGCAACTAGTTTAGCCGCCTAAGCGCTATTCACCCAAGATCTTTTGATACGCCTCTGCATCTAATAAATCATTGATTTCGTTTGGGCTGCTTGGCGTTAGCTTGAATATCCAGGCTTCATAAGTGTTTTCGTTGATCAGCTCTGGCGTGCCTTGCAGTTCTTCGTTGATGGCGATCACTGCTCCACTAACAGGGGCATGCAAATCTGAGCCAGTTTTTACCGACTCTACTAGACCACAAGGTTTACCTGCACTCAATTCAGTGCCTACAGCAGGCGCTTCTACATAGACGATATCGCCTAACAAATCTTGTGCATAATCGGTGATGCCAGCTAGATAAGTGCCATCGTCTTGTG
This genomic window from Methyloradius palustris contains:
- a CDS encoding DNA polymerase III subunit chi, with amino-acid sequence MTRIEFFFNVEHKLQKVADFSEKAIAKGRRLMILSESADSTAAIEKYLWTYSALSFLPSCRADHPLATDTPVIIDHQVVNDPSIQLLHDDVLINMQCSQPPFFSRFRRLIEIVGIDEEDKAQARLRFKFYRDRGYEIRTFDASGAAL
- the gcvH gene encoding glycine cleavage system protein GcvH, coding for MKIPAELKYTAEHLWVKAQDDGTYLAGITDYAQDLLGDIVYVEAPAVGTELSAGKPCGLVESVKTGSDLHAPVSGAVIAINEELQGTPELINENTYEAWIFKLTPSSPNEINDLLDAEAYQKILGE